A stretch of the Sulfurospirillum tamanense genome encodes the following:
- a CDS encoding thiazole synthase: MNDTLIVGKVTLGSRLIVGSGKYPDFQTTRDATIESGSELITVAVRRVNITNPNEENLLDYFKDTNIKLLPNSAGCTTAEEAITLFRMVREATGIDLIKLEVIGDTAKTLYPDVMETLKACEVLARDGFTIMTYTNDDPIMAKRLEDAGSHAVMPLAAPIGSGLGIQNRYNVLFIKEAVKVPVIVDAGIGCASDAAIAMEIGADGVLTNTAIAQAGDPIRMARAMKHAVIAGRESFLAGRILKKPFATASSPTEGLIEFGRS; this comes from the coding sequence GCCGGTTAATCGTAGGCAGTGGCAAATACCCCGACTTTCAAACCACGCGAGACGCGACGATTGAGAGTGGGTCTGAACTCATCACCGTAGCGGTGCGCCGTGTGAATATCACTAACCCCAATGAAGAGAATTTGTTAGATTATTTTAAAGACACCAACATTAAGCTCTTGCCAAACTCCGCAGGATGCACTACCGCTGAAGAAGCCATCACCCTGTTTCGCATGGTGCGCGAAGCCACGGGCATCGACCTTATTAAACTCGAAGTCATCGGCGACACGGCCAAAACCCTCTACCCCGATGTCATGGAAACCCTCAAAGCGTGCGAAGTCTTAGCGCGCGATGGTTTTACTATCATGACCTACACCAACGACGACCCTATTATGGCCAAACGCCTTGAAGATGCAGGCTCTCACGCGGTCATGCCATTGGCCGCACCCATCGGAAGCGGTTTGGGCATCCAAAACAGGTATAACGTGTTGTTTATCAAAGAAGCGGTCAAGGTGCCTGTGATTGTGGATGCAGGGATTGGGTGTGCGAGTGACGCTGCGATTGCGATGGAGATTGGCGCGGATGGTGTGCTCACTAACACGGCCATCGCCCAAGCCGGGGACCCTATTCGTATGGCGCGCGCCATGAAACACGCGGTTATTGCAGGGCGCGAAAGCTTTTTGGCCGGGCGCATTTTGAAAAAACCCTTCGCTACGGCAAGTTCGCCCACAGAAGGCCTCATTGAATTTGGAAGAAGTTAA